The following are encoded in a window of Paraburkholderia hospita genomic DNA:
- a CDS encoding FadR/GntR family transcriptional regulator, whose product MNERKSTGLPDKIYSDILNRILEGEYKEGERLPTEHALAERFETSRPTVREALARLRADGIIVTRHGSGTTVARRPDPDVRRFAPLETLSDIRRCYDFRIVTESGAAELAAQMAEADDIAAIQHAWDELERVIETQGIGAKDDFAFHLAVARASKNQFFITMMSFIEEQIVFSMNLSRNLSLVKTLERQRLVQTEHLAVLDAIRSKDAAAAGQAMRLHLEHARDRMFGS is encoded by the coding sequence ATGAACGAGCGCAAATCGACAGGTCTGCCGGACAAGATCTACAGCGACATCCTGAACCGCATTCTCGAAGGCGAATACAAGGAAGGCGAACGCTTGCCGACCGAGCATGCGCTCGCGGAACGCTTCGAGACGTCGCGGCCGACAGTGCGCGAGGCGCTCGCGAGGCTGCGCGCCGACGGCATCATCGTGACGCGGCACGGCTCGGGCACGACGGTCGCGCGCCGTCCGGACCCCGACGTGCGCCGTTTCGCGCCGCTGGAGACGCTCTCCGACATCCGCCGCTGCTACGACTTTCGCATCGTGACGGAGTCGGGCGCTGCCGAACTGGCCGCGCAAATGGCCGAGGCCGACGACATCGCCGCGATCCAGCACGCATGGGACGAACTGGAGCGCGTGATCGAAACGCAGGGCATCGGCGCGAAGGACGACTTCGCGTTTCACCTCGCGGTTGCGCGGGCGTCGAAGAACCAGTTCTTCATCACGATGATGTCGTTCATCGAAGAGCAGATCGTCTTCAGCATGAATCTGTCGCGCAATCTGTCGCTGGTGAAGACGCTTGAACGCCAGCGGCTCGTGCAGACCGAGCACCTGGCCGTGCTCGACGCGATCCGCAGCAAGGACGCAGCCGCGGCCGGCCAGGCGATGCGCCTGCATCTCGAGCATGCGCGCGACCGGATGTTCGGCTCCTGA